The stretch of DNA GTTATAATCTTAAATAAAAACATAATTAGCATACTATCCCTTTCTAGTCTTTAATACAGATTGTAAATAAGTGACCACTACATTTAAACCTGCATCAAAATTATCACTATTATTAATAATCAAATCCGCTTCATACTGAAAAGGTTTGATATAACGCTCATAGGTTGGCAAAACATGATTTTTGTACCGATACAATACATCTTCCAGTGGGTAGTTACGTTCTATTCGATCCCGTCGAATACGGCGACTTAAGGCGGTGGTTTCTTTTACATGCAAGAACAATTTTAGATCCATTAAGTCCTTAATTTCCTTATAATGATAAATAAAGATGCCCTCAATTAGGATGATTGGACAAGGGGGAAACTCCAACATTTTTGGAACTGCCAAATCATTATTAAACGTGTACTCCTGTCTCACTACCGTTTTTCCTGCTAATAATTCTAAAATGTCTTGATAAAATTCAGCTCGGTTAATTGAAGTCGGCAAATCAAAATTGCGTATCCCTTCGTCATCTATGAGTTGTTCTTCTCGTGGCTTATAATAATTATCTTGTGAAATAACACAAAGCTCATCTTTGCCAAAAATAGTCTCCAAACGTTTTAAAAAAGTAGTTTTACCAGAGCCACTTACCCCCGTCAAGCCAATTAAAAATGGTTTTTGCATATTGTTTTATTATTGTGCTAAGCAAAATCGCCTAAAAAACATATCTTTCATCATCATAGGTATGAACTGATATTACACACTAATTCAATAAGTCTAGCAATAGTTTATACAGCTATCTAGGCCTCTAAGATAGATGGTGTTTGAATGGATTTCTAGGTACCTTCCTGTACGTCCAAACTCGTCCTTATAAAGTAAATTTAGTGGTCAATCTCTACTCCAAAACCCCATCTATAATTGTATCCCAATAAACAATTAATAGATTACTCAACAAAAAGGTAAACAAATTAAACACATTATATGATACTATAACTTAATTTCCATACCATAAATTATGAATTAATTTTCATTTTTATAAAATTTGTTCACTTTTGTTTATCAAGCGTTAGCATGATTTTCTTCAAAAAAGGCAAAAACATTGAGCTTATCCTCCTACTGCTCATTGTTCTCTTTCTTATGCCTTTCACTTATGATCCAACAAGCTGAGCTCGGTCATAAACGCTTTTTTCATTTATTGAAGTGCTAAAAATAAGACTACCAATCGATAGACATTTTTTTAAGACAATAAGAAATGAAGAAACGAGTGCTAAAGTCTATCCTGCAAGCCTTATATTAGTATCAGTTCTCGCAATTATAAATAATTGTTTGTCCTTTTTACAATTGTTTGTCACTAATTCCATAATTTAACGCAAAATTTTAAGTTCATTAGAATCTACAACCAAATTCTTAACCAGTAAAGAACAAGCAGAATAACATGGAACTAATTAATGGGAAACAACTTGCCCTAGATATTCAAGAAGAAATGCGTATAGACGTAGAATCGTGGTCTAAAAAAGGTCATCGTCTACCCCATTTGGTTGCTATCTTAGTTGGGGACAACCCTGCTAGTGCCAGCTATGTTAGAAATAAAATGCGTTCTTGTGAACGAACAGGAATAAAATCTACGCTCATCAAAGAAAGTAGTGCCATCACAGAAGCTCAATTATTAACCATTATTGATCAACTCAATAAAGATGAAAATGTAGATGGTTTTATTGTGCAACTTCCGCTTCCTGAGCATATCTCTGAAGATAAAGTAACACTCGCTATTGCGCCCAATAAAGACGTAGATGGTTTTCATCCAACTAATTTTGGACTCATGGCACAAGGAATGCCTCAATACATCCCTGCTACTCCTTTTGGAATGCTTACCATGTTAGAACGTTATAACATTGAAACCTCAGGAAAACATTGTGTCGTTATTGGGCGTTCTAATATTGTTGGGACTCCCATGAGTATTCTGATGTCTCGCAAAGCAAAAGTTGGCAACTGTACCGTCACACTTACGCATAGCCGCACTCAAAATTTAGCAGAAGAAATTCGTCGTGCTGATATTATTGTTGCTGCTATTGGGATTCCCAATTTTGTAACGGCTGATATGGTAAAAGATGGAGCTGTTATTTTGGACGTAGGCATCAATTCGGTAGAAGACAGTAGCCGAAAACGAGGGTATCGTTTGGTAGGAGATGTAGATTTTGAAGGTGTTGCGCCTAAATGTAGTTTTATTACGCCAGTACCAGGTGGTGTTGGTCCTATGACGGTCACAGCCTTAATTATGAACACTCTAAAATCATACAAAAAATACCACTTAAATCAGGAGTTATCATAAGTCTATAGGACATGTTAATACCACTTGAACAGCAGATAAAGCAATACGTTACTCAACTCTTTGAGCAAGCCAATACCAGTAAATTGCCCTATCATAATTTGGAGCATACCATTGGTGTTGTTCAAAGAATTGAGGCTTTATCTCAAACATTACCTCCTCGCCAAATAGCACTGCTAAAAATTGCGGGATGGTTTCATGATATTGGCTACTTATACGGTTATGATCAACACGAGGATAGAGGAATTGTCATTGCTCGAAATTACCTAGCTTCAACATTAGATGCCGTTCAATTGGATAAAGTTTCAGCTTGTATAGAAGCTACCAAAACAACGGTTAAACCTAGCAATCAGCTGGAAGAAATTATTAAAGATGCTGATATTGGTTATGGCACTACAGAGCATTTTTTTGAAACAGGGCCTAAATTAAGAGCAGAATGGGAATTGATGCGCAACAAAATCTATAATGACCTAGATTGGGAAACCTTGCAATATGACTTTCTCCAACAAGTTGTTTTTTATTCTGATATAGCACAAGCTACTTATTTGCCAATTTTAAAACAAAATCGACTGCTTCAAAAGCAAAAACTAAATTCTTTTTGATAAAGTGTATCAATCAAAGAGTTGATTCAACTCTTGGTAGAATAAATCTTCATTATTATAGAATATCTATACTATTTCTATTGCGAAAACAGTCTTTTTAGGTATTTTTGTGAAAATTTGGTTAAAAACCAGTCGATTATCTTGTATCTATATCAATATGGCATTATCTTCTATAGAAGAAGGTCAATATCCAACTACTCTTAAAGCCATTTAAATATCAATCAATGAAGTTGAACATTACATATAGCTTGCTCCTTTGTCTACTAGTTAGTGCGCTAAATACTAGTCTGGCACAAGATGATTCTACCATTGCCGAACCAATTGATCCTATTGCAGAAGAATTATCTGCCCTAAATGTGCAAGATAGTTCTCCTCCCAAAATAAAACGCCCCAAACAAGATCCTATCAAAATATTCGACATGGGGGTTTATTCTACCCAAAAAGCATTTAAATCTAGAAAGGTAAAACGACATAGCATGTGGGAACGCATCGAAAACGACTGTGGGCTAGATTTAGAAGAAATTCCCATTGAATTAAGCAATGCCTTTAATCATATTTCTCGCAACAACCAAAGTTCTTTGTATGATTTGGTCAAAGGAAATGTCAAAATTTCCAATCAAATTATTAGTCCCACAGAACGTCAGTTTATGCATAGTCCTTTTTTGACACCTGGTTCTAGTTCAAAAATTTTTGGTTGTCTTACGGGAATGTCCTATCGAGAAGAAAATTTCATTCTCAATAATGTTGGTTATTTTGACTTGGTATTGTCGAACTTGGCTTACTTAAAAGAAGAATTGCAATACAATTATCACAAAAATGGTAGAACCTACCAGTCTATTATTCTTCGCACCAAAAACGACATCGACTATGTGCTTAATGATCCTACCAAAATTGGCTTTTTGGTCAGCATTGGTGGAGGGCACAGTTTGGGCAATTACTTATACATAGAGCAAGACCAAGTTGATACCGATGAATATCAAAATATTATATTGACCAACATCAACAAATTAAAAGGTATTACCCCTATTGAAAAGGATCCTGCTCAATATTTGGACATACCCATCTTCTCCATCAATTTTGGCAATTTCTTTAAAGATGGAATTTGTGGTAAAACTTCTCGTTTTTCTCTTAATGAGGAAGAAGCATTTAAACGCCCAACAACAATTGATGATGACATCACTAGTTTGGGACAAAAAGCGATTGCTAGATTGTTAAATAAAAAGAAGGGACGCAGAATATTAATTGATGTTGGCGGAATGAGCCTAAGAAGTAGAGAATGGTATTACAAATACATCAAGGATCAACGCTACCGCAATGACACCATTCCTATCATTGCTACAGGGGTTGGAGTTAGTGGACTCAGCAAAAAAGATAATGCCTACGGTAGAGATGATAAAAGAGAATTACTCAGTCATCAATTCTCCAATATGTGCCGTCAAGACTTAACCTCTATTCTACAGTCGCAAGGATTGATCGCTCTATCCTTAGACAAAAATAAATTAATGGGGAAAGAATTTCAACGACGCTATGACGAAGCAATCCCCAATTCTGCTGATAGACGTAGAATTGCGATTGAAGCAATTGTTGGAAATATCTGCAAAGCAATCCACATGAGTAATGATATAGAAGCGTGGAACATGATCTGTATTAGCTCACAGTTTGACTCTCATGCTCGCCATCTAGATGTTTTTGACTCTTCTAGCGACATGGTTAATCTATACAGAGATCTACTTGAGTTTTTTAAGAATCCTAGAGATATAAAAGGCTTGTATTCGGTAAAAGAAATTGAAAACTTTATGTATAATTTTACTCCTGAAGAAGTTGTTAATAAAATTATGTATGAAAATGCACTAACTTTTATCAAAAGAAACTTGCCTGAAATAGAGCCTGAAACTCCTTAAGTGATTTTAGCAGGCACAAACTGCTTACATCAAGAACAGGCATTCAGTTTATAGGCTTGTTTTATCAATTTTTTAAAAAACTAGGTAGAGGCAAAATTCTACCTAGTTTTTTTTATTTTAGCACTCCACCAAAGCTATACAAAATCATGAAAAAACAAAACAGAAGGAGTTTCTTACAATTTTTAGGTCGTGCTGGTGTTGGGCTTAGCGCTAGTGGGTTCTTGGTCAACTTACAGGCTTGCACCTCCACAGAACAACCTACCCAACAAACAGTAGCTCCCTCAAAACCACGCTCCTTCCCATTGGAAGATATTCAGCATTCTTTAGAAGACAAATTAGTCCTAGCAAATGGTCTAGAGTACGACATTCTCATCAAATGGAACGATCCAATCTCTGATTTAGATCAATTCGGTTTTAACAACGATTATCTCGCTTTTGTACCTTTTGATCCCAATAATCCCAATGATGGTATGTTATGGGTAAACCATGAATACCTCCAAGAGTTATTTGTTAGCGGTTATAACGATAGAGATAAAAGCAAAAAAACAAAAGAACAGGTTGAAAAAGAAATGTATTCGGTAGGAGGTTCTCTTCTTCGCAT from Aureispira anguillae encodes:
- a CDS encoding uridine kinase family protein, giving the protein MQKPFLIGLTGVSGSGKTTFLKRLETIFGKDELCVISQDNYYKPREEQLIDDEGIRNFDLPTSINRAEFYQDILELLAGKTVVRQEYTFNNDLAVPKMLEFPPCPIILIEGIFIYHYKEIKDLMDLKLFLHVKETTALSRRIRRDRIERNYPLEDVLYRYKNHVLPTYERYIKPFQYEADLIINNSDNFDAGLNVVVTYLQSVLKTRKG
- the folD gene encoding bifunctional methylenetetrahydrofolate dehydrogenase/methenyltetrahydrofolate cyclohydrolase FolD — translated: MELINGKQLALDIQEEMRIDVESWSKKGHRLPHLVAILVGDNPASASYVRNKMRSCERTGIKSTLIKESSAITEAQLLTIIDQLNKDENVDGFIVQLPLPEHISEDKVTLAIAPNKDVDGFHPTNFGLMAQGMPQYIPATPFGMLTMLERYNIETSGKHCVVIGRSNIVGTPMSILMSRKAKVGNCTVTLTHSRTQNLAEEIRRADIIVAAIGIPNFVTADMVKDGAVILDVGINSVEDSSRKRGYRLVGDVDFEGVAPKCSFITPVPGGVGPMTVTALIMNTLKSYKKYHLNQELS
- a CDS encoding HD domain-containing protein; translation: MLIPLEQQIKQYVTQLFEQANTSKLPYHNLEHTIGVVQRIEALSQTLPPRQIALLKIAGWFHDIGYLYGYDQHEDRGIVIARNYLASTLDAVQLDKVSACIEATKTTVKPSNQLEEIIKDADIGYGTTEHFFETGPKLRAEWELMRNKIYNDLDWETLQYDFLQQVVFYSDIAQATYLPILKQNRLLQKQKLNSF